The following are encoded together in the Streptomyces rapamycinicus NRRL 5491 genome:
- a CDS encoding type I polyketide synthase, protein MAQTTITSASGEPEASGSGKQTPLTRALGTIRTLRKRLEDQEGRQPIAVVGIGLRLPGGIDTLDGYWDALAAGRNLVGPLPEARKGPFADAWEGLPQRGGFLEGDVLAFDAEFFGISPREARHLDPQQRLLLEVTWEALENAGIPATAFDGTSAGAYLGIMWQDYREWLEAESDAYATTGNGHNFAAGRIAYALGLRGPAVAVDTACSSSLVAVHLAAQALRRDECEIALAAGVNLIMSPRSMRLVHETRSLAPDGLCKTFDARANGFVRGEGCGAVVLKRLDHALRDGDRVYAVVRGTAVNQDGRSGGFTAPNVLSQVSLIETALARSGLEPRDIGYVEAHGTGTSLGDPIEMEALATALGRRNGGAPLPVGAVKTNFGHLESAAGVAGLVKAVLCLRRRQVPPLVHFRTLNPRIDLSGTGITVPARLLDWPAESGRYAGVSSFGMSGTNAHVVVGPAPDQPTTAAGAPVTGFEISARTTTALHELAARYADHLAADTHGTEPTGYAAFARTASYGRARLPVRARVTAPDATTAQAALRALASGEPHPAVALGAAHRAEGGSSTTVGEPDDAEASGAVPPRRVVDLPSYPWQRRRYAPERWPSTIVRPTAGTGTDQADPPAAHEVVWETAGPGGTDPDARFVVAGDDDELRGLLVTEAAARGARGTVLAPSPVAVPEGWAYAPLPVGAQEWARFWATVAEATPASLLLVPSAPAVPRTLAEAADAPDPVAATARLCAAVTGAVSALAKADGAYRAYVLTQGVLRVDTTDRTALTGHGSLHGLAPVLGLELGSVWGGVVDLPTNPTSKDARTALEFTAAQTRSVVGDPRAVVEDTAAVRAGVVRVARLRPARGRRAQLPVRADATYCVTGGLGAVGRELTAELVDRGARHLLLVGRRAEADLTQDAVALLAGVRGAGVEVLYRGGGCDSPEALAALDADLGTMPPVAGVVHAAGTLERSPVADLTAEDFASALSAKAGAAWWLHLVFANRPLDFFVLVSSVSALWGTEDCAAYSAANGALDALAAHRAGLGLPAVSLAYGPWDLAGAGMADSTSRERFARLGVGALTPVAGRAALTGTAAAATGHVVACPLDLPRLAVVLSGLRPRGLFAGAPGTGDTTGGLGPEGEPSVSAELAALPPEALPDAVRSHVLRLLAAQLGHTDQGALRDDLGFLDLGLDSIMAVDLAVRLSRAFGTHVQAADVFDHPTVAELSGHLVRRWEEERADGSGADASPPVSVPAASGPADGSGRARCAGPAPTAPAVRERQEAHAGGPAPTPAAPAPLPPPDGAQPIAIVGMAGRFPRADSVEELWDLLREGRDGVGTVPEGRWDRAVFHGGGADDLTADGVRITTDQGGFLRDIDRFDATFFDIPVREAEHLDPQQRLLLESAWHALEDARIDPRGLKESRTGVFVGISYADYARLLARGGPERIDAYYGTGTALNAAAARIAFTLGLRGPAMAVDTACSSSLVALHLAVRSLRSGETEAALAGGVNLLLDPMSSVAVSRAHMLSPDGRCRTFSAAANGFVRSEACGILVLKRLDDARRDGDRVLALIRGSSVNQDGASSGLTAPNGRAQEQMLAAALADAGIDGSRMSYLEAHGTGTALGDPIELRAAWRALGPGRGPGEPLYVGSVKSNVGHCESAAGVVGVIKTVLALRHGVIPANLHFDTPNPQVPWADMNVRVMDAPLAWRTGAGPRIAGVSGFGFTGTNAHVVLSEAPDNDRPALDDPAAPRPEPLLVPLSAPDAAGLDRLSETWERWLTAAPEEAPAPAAATAGAARAHFRYRRALLGRDRKQLLTALRGTRSPSEPVHTPRIAFIFSGQGSQYYGMGRELYETEPVFRDVFDSCDRLLAPALDASLTELTLYGGDREAINETRVTQPALVTLELALAALWQSWGVTPKAVMGHSVGEIAAAVWAGVMDRATGLGLIAHRAGLMQRTKRGAMLAVAAPEERVLEWIESRGLDVAAVNGPEATVVSGAPDAISALAAALKERGIRVRALTASHAFHSRLLDPALPSLTDRLRSLEFGPARLPIVSNVTGRLAEAGTYDAEYWCRHARDPVRFHDGLRQLAGLGIDLCLEIGPDRTLVNLVRSGGLLPAEGLTASLRRGAADRTSLLTAAKSLYERGQDLDWGRVYPRGSRPRGDAPRYPFARTRHWTPLATAGGPAPEPAAVPAPRTPAWGTELRSPALRGRVFSTERSTVYPPHLTDHRLFGTVSVPGASQTATVLSALGAGGAPVTLEDLHFPRALVLHDGERYELQVIDVEARHGCRTVSVQSLVDPEQGSWQEHLAARSVPDHEDEGRRTPDRPAFTTAAERRLSGSDFYRHLHSLGYHLGPSFRWIAEAWIRGDEALVRFAEPERMNEDPSGYEIHPGLLDSCLQSAVVFGVGGPDGGATAEGELLAIPFAAARLTFPGRPGRARELWGHVRAVRRRRSGDFQQVDSADLHLFDAAGATVLAVDGFRFRSAPRALLERSLREPSRHGYELTWVRDASAPGGAEEPEGTGRELTVAVLGAEEDTGRTVSTALTELGHRVVAVAGKEPAWPTADLVVDARFCDAPPATATAAGVPAALADAALMAAWQLTESLRAARADIPYAVLGVETPVGDGGHDSTTGPDGPGDVADEPSDGSSGTAPGADRAPVRDALFGLLASLAAEQPGRPLLRITLADGWAAPVLARVLTRSAASGASGAMVRLGAGTVHTARLTACRADTGVAESVGGADSAALITGGLGALGLSSAVFLARRGVRAITLMARSAPDAAARAVIDELTAGGTLVEVVRGDVTDPSACRAAVTAAARHAPLRTVLHLAGTNDDHAFERQTPASFEAVFAAKARGAAELYRALWGHRLDAFVLFSSASAVLGSAGQTNYAAANGFLAGLAEWLRARGVPATSVDWGPWAPGAKGGLAATDAADRAIGRLGIRTLTDAEAEELFGMVLSGRRSRIVAVAVGPEAAATAPAGHPMAALFAAPPQPRAAGGAGPERGWLRTALDGLPAEDRGTLLLGTLRSLTGEVLGDGSNVDDELGFGDMGVDSIMAIDLRGGLAQALGRDLPATVAFDHPSISRLCGYVLDLLYPASASGPEPHPRPEPPVPGEALEDLSFDELLHAVQADVAAGDEENTGIRTDVPADTAAEK, encoded by the coding sequence ATGGCTCAGACCACCATCACCAGCGCGTCCGGCGAGCCGGAAGCGTCCGGCAGCGGAAAGCAGACCCCCCTCACCCGCGCCCTGGGCACGATCAGGACACTGCGCAAACGGCTGGAGGACCAGGAGGGTCGTCAGCCGATCGCCGTGGTCGGCATCGGGCTACGCCTGCCCGGCGGCATCGACACCCTCGACGGTTACTGGGACGCGCTGGCAGCGGGCCGTAACCTTGTCGGCCCGCTGCCCGAAGCGCGCAAGGGCCCGTTCGCCGACGCCTGGGAGGGCCTGCCCCAGCGCGGCGGCTTCCTGGAGGGCGACGTGCTCGCCTTCGACGCCGAGTTCTTCGGGATCAGCCCGCGCGAGGCCCGCCATCTGGACCCCCAGCAGCGGCTGTTGCTCGAGGTGACCTGGGAGGCCCTGGAGAACGCCGGCATCCCCGCGACCGCGTTCGACGGCACGTCGGCCGGGGCCTACCTCGGCATCATGTGGCAGGACTACCGAGAGTGGCTGGAAGCGGAGTCCGACGCGTACGCCACCACGGGAAACGGGCACAACTTCGCGGCCGGCCGCATCGCCTACGCCCTCGGCCTACGGGGCCCCGCCGTCGCGGTGGACACGGCCTGCTCCTCCTCGCTCGTCGCGGTGCACCTGGCGGCGCAGGCGCTGCGCCGCGACGAGTGCGAGATCGCGCTCGCCGCGGGCGTCAACCTCATCATGTCCCCGCGGTCGATGCGTCTGGTGCACGAGACCCGATCGCTGGCCCCCGACGGTCTGTGCAAGACCTTTGACGCCCGCGCCAACGGATTCGTCCGCGGGGAGGGCTGCGGTGCCGTCGTCCTCAAACGCCTTGACCACGCCCTGCGGGACGGCGACCGGGTGTACGCCGTGGTGCGCGGCACGGCCGTCAACCAGGACGGCCGCTCCGGCGGGTTCACGGCGCCCAACGTGCTGTCCCAGGTCTCGCTGATCGAGACGGCTCTCGCGCGATCCGGGCTGGAGCCACGGGACATCGGCTACGTCGAGGCCCACGGCACGGGCACCTCGCTGGGCGACCCGATCGAGATGGAGGCGCTGGCCACCGCGCTGGGCCGCAGGAACGGCGGTGCCCCGCTGCCCGTCGGCGCGGTGAAGACCAACTTCGGGCATCTGGAGAGCGCGGCCGGGGTAGCGGGCCTGGTCAAGGCCGTGCTGTGCCTGCGCCGTCGCCAGGTGCCGCCACTGGTCCACTTCCGCACCCTCAATCCACGGATCGACCTGTCGGGGACCGGGATCACGGTGCCCGCGCGACTGCTGGACTGGCCGGCGGAGAGCGGCCGGTACGCCGGAGTCAGCTCATTCGGGATGAGTGGCACCAACGCCCATGTCGTCGTGGGCCCGGCGCCGGATCAGCCGACCACGGCGGCCGGCGCCCCGGTCACCGGCTTCGAGATATCGGCCCGGACCACCACCGCGCTGCACGAGCTGGCCGCCCGGTACGCCGACCACCTCGCGGCCGACACGCACGGGACCGAGCCGACCGGCTACGCGGCGTTCGCCCGCACGGCTTCGTACGGACGCGCTCGGCTCCCGGTACGCGCCCGCGTCACGGCGCCGGACGCCACCACCGCGCAGGCCGCGCTGCGCGCCCTCGCCTCCGGAGAGCCGCACCCCGCCGTCGCCCTCGGCGCGGCGCACCGCGCCGAGGGCGGATCTAGCACCACCGTCGGCGAGCCGGACGATGCCGAAGCGAGCGGCGCCGTGCCGCCCCGGCGAGTGGTGGACCTGCCGTCGTATCCGTGGCAGCGGCGGCGGTACGCGCCCGAGCGGTGGCCCTCGACCATCGTGCGTCCGACCGCCGGTACCGGGACGGATCAGGCCGACCCGCCCGCGGCGCACGAGGTCGTGTGGGAGACGGCCGGGCCGGGCGGTACGGACCCCGACGCCCGGTTCGTGGTGGCGGGCGACGACGACGAGCTACGGGGGCTGCTGGTGACCGAGGCGGCGGCACGCGGCGCGCGCGGCACCGTCCTCGCTCCGTCGCCCGTGGCCGTTCCGGAGGGCTGGGCATACGCCCCGCTGCCCGTAGGCGCCCAGGAGTGGGCGCGGTTCTGGGCCACGGTCGCGGAGGCGACGCCCGCCTCCCTGCTGCTGGTGCCGAGTGCACCCGCCGTGCCGAGGACGCTTGCCGAGGCCGCCGACGCCCCTGACCCCGTCGCCGCCACCGCACGACTGTGCGCCGCCGTGACCGGTGCGGTGAGTGCGCTGGCGAAGGCCGACGGGGCGTACCGCGCCTACGTCCTGACCCAAGGCGTCCTGCGCGTCGACACGACGGACCGCACGGCGCTGACCGGGCACGGCTCGCTGCACGGCCTCGCGCCGGTCCTCGGCCTGGAACTCGGCTCCGTCTGGGGCGGTGTCGTCGACCTGCCGACCAATCCCACGTCAAAGGACGCGAGGACGGCGCTGGAGTTCACCGCGGCGCAGACCCGCTCCGTCGTCGGCGACCCCAGGGCGGTCGTCGAGGACACGGCGGCGGTGCGCGCGGGCGTGGTGCGGGTGGCCCGGCTCCGCCCCGCGCGCGGCCGTCGCGCACAACTGCCGGTCCGTGCCGATGCCACCTATTGCGTCACGGGCGGACTGGGCGCCGTGGGACGGGAGTTGACCGCCGAGCTGGTCGACCGCGGAGCACGGCATCTGCTGCTCGTCGGCAGGCGGGCGGAGGCGGACCTCACCCAGGACGCTGTCGCGCTGCTGGCCGGGGTGCGTGGCGCTGGTGTGGAGGTGCTCTACCGGGGAGGCGGCTGCGACTCGCCTGAAGCGCTCGCGGCGCTCGACGCGGATCTGGGCACGATGCCACCAGTGGCGGGCGTCGTCCACGCCGCCGGCACGCTCGAGCGCAGTCCGGTCGCGGATCTGACGGCCGAGGACTTCGCCTCCGCGCTGAGCGCCAAGGCAGGGGCCGCCTGGTGGCTCCACCTCGTCTTCGCGAACCGGCCCTTGGACTTCTTCGTCCTGGTCTCGTCGGTGTCCGCGCTGTGGGGCACCGAGGACTGTGCGGCGTACTCCGCGGCCAACGGCGCCCTCGACGCGCTCGCGGCCCACCGCGCCGGCCTCGGTCTGCCGGCGGTGAGCCTGGCGTACGGTCCCTGGGACCTGGCCGGGGCGGGGATGGCCGACAGCACCTCTCGGGAACGGTTCGCGCGCCTGGGCGTCGGGGCGCTCACCCCCGTGGCCGGCCGGGCCGCGCTGACCGGTACGGCGGCGGCCGCCACCGGGCACGTCGTGGCCTGCCCGCTCGACCTGCCCCGACTGGCCGTCGTGTTGTCGGGGCTGCGGCCCCGCGGCCTGTTCGCCGGGGCGCCGGGGACGGGCGACACCACCGGGGGCCTGGGTCCGGAAGGCGAGCCGTCCGTCTCCGCTGAACTGGCGGCCCTGCCGCCGGAGGCCCTCCCGGACGCCGTCCGTTCCCATGTGCTACGGCTGCTGGCGGCCCAGTTGGGCCACACCGACCAGGGTGCGCTCCGCGACGACCTCGGCTTCCTCGACCTGGGGCTGGACTCGATCATGGCCGTGGATCTGGCGGTCCGGCTGTCACGCGCCTTCGGCACCCATGTACAGGCGGCGGACGTCTTCGACCACCCGACGGTGGCCGAACTGTCCGGGCATCTGGTGCGACGCTGGGAGGAGGAACGGGCTGACGGTTCCGGAGCCGACGCCTCGCCCCCCGTCTCGGTCCCTGCCGCTTCCGGACCGGCGGACGGCTCCGGCCGTGCCCGATGCGCCGGTCCCGCGCCCACCGCCCCGGCCGTACGCGAACGCCAGGAGGCGCACGCCGGCGGTCCGGCCCCGACACCCGCCGCCCCGGCGCCGCTGCCCCCGCCCGACGGCGCCCAGCCCATCGCCATTGTCGGCATGGCGGGCCGTTTCCCGCGGGCCGACTCCGTGGAGGAGCTGTGGGACCTGTTACGCGAGGGCCGCGACGGCGTGGGGACGGTGCCCGAGGGCCGTTGGGACAGGGCGGTGTTCCATGGCGGTGGCGCCGATGACCTGACTGCCGACGGGGTGCGGATCACCACGGACCAGGGCGGTTTCCTGCGCGACATCGACCGGTTCGACGCGACGTTCTTCGACATCCCGGTCCGGGAGGCGGAGCACCTCGACCCCCAGCAGCGGCTGCTGCTGGAGTCGGCCTGGCACGCCCTGGAGGACGCCCGGATCGATCCCCGGGGCCTCAAGGAATCCCGCACGGGCGTGTTCGTCGGCATCAGCTACGCCGACTACGCCCGGCTCTTGGCGCGCGGCGGGCCCGAGCGGATCGACGCGTACTACGGCACGGGCACCGCGCTCAACGCGGCCGCGGCCCGCATCGCCTTCACCCTCGGCCTGCGCGGCCCGGCGATGGCGGTGGACACCGCCTGCTCCTCCTCGCTGGTGGCACTGCACCTGGCGGTCCGTTCGCTACGCTCCGGCGAGACCGAGGCCGCGCTCGCCGGCGGGGTCAACCTCCTGCTCGACCCCATGTCGTCGGTGGCGGTCAGTCGCGCCCATATGCTTTCACCGGACGGCCGCTGCCGTACCTTCTCCGCCGCCGCGAACGGCTTCGTCCGCTCGGAGGCCTGCGGGATCCTGGTCCTGAAGCGGCTGGACGACGCCCGCCGGGACGGGGACCGCGTACTGGCGCTGATCCGTGGCAGTTCCGTCAACCAGGACGGCGCGTCCTCGGGACTGACCGCGCCCAACGGCCGGGCCCAGGAGCAGATGCTCGCCGCGGCCCTGGCCGACGCCGGCATCGACGGCTCGCGCATGTCGTACCTGGAGGCGCACGGCACCGGCACGGCACTGGGCGACCCCATCGAACTGCGCGCCGCGTGGCGGGCCCTGGGCCCGGGACGCGGCCCCGGAGAGCCGCTGTACGTGGGGTCGGTCAAGTCCAACGTCGGCCACTGCGAGTCGGCGGCGGGCGTCGTCGGTGTCATCAAGACGGTGCTGGCACTGCGGCACGGCGTGATACCGGCCAACCTCCACTTCGACACGCCGAATCCGCAGGTGCCCTGGGCCGATATGAACGTCCGCGTGATGGATGCCCCCCTGGCCTGGCGCACCGGCGCCGGGCCACGGATCGCCGGAGTCTCCGGCTTCGGCTTCACCGGCACCAACGCGCACGTCGTGCTCTCCGAAGCCCCCGACAACGACCGGCCCGCCCTTGACGATCCCGCGGCCCCTCGCCCGGAGCCGCTGCTGGTGCCGCTGTCCGCGCCGGACGCGGCAGGTCTGGACCGCCTGAGCGAGACCTGGGAGCGATGGCTCACGGCCGCGCCGGAGGAGGCGCCGGCCCCCGCCGCGGCCACCGCCGGCGCCGCCCGCGCCCACTTCCGGTACCGGCGGGCGTTACTCGGACGCGATCGGAAGCAGCTGCTGACGGCCCTGCGCGGCACACGGTCTCCCTCAGAGCCGGTGCACACGCCCCGGATCGCCTTCATCTTCTCCGGTCAGGGCAGTCAGTACTACGGCATGGGCCGTGAGCTGTATGAGACCGAGCCCGTCTTCCGGGACGTCTTCGACTCCTGCGACCGCCTGCTGGCCCCGGCGCTCGACGCGTCGCTGACCGAACTGACGCTGTACGGCGGGGACCGTGAGGCGATCAACGAGACCAGAGTGACCCAGCCGGCCCTGGTGACCCTCGAACTCGCGCTCGCCGCCCTGTGGCAGTCCTGGGGCGTGACGCCGAAGGCGGTCATGGGACACAGCGTCGGAGAGATCGCCGCCGCGGTGTGGGCCGGTGTGATGGACCGGGCGACCGGGCTCGGCCTGATCGCACACCGCGCCGGACTGATGCAGCGGACCAAGCGCGGAGCAATGCTCGCGGTGGCCGCGCCCGAGGAGCGGGTGCTGGAGTGGATCGAGAGCCGCGGCCTGGATGTCGCGGCGGTCAACGGCCCCGAGGCGACCGTGGTGTCGGGCGCGCCCGACGCGATTTCCGCGCTCGCGGCGGCGCTCAAGGAGCGGGGGATCCGCGTGCGCGCGCTGACGGCGTCCCACGCCTTCCACTCCCGGCTGCTCGACCCGGCGCTGCCCTCGCTCACGGATCGTCTGCGGTCCCTGGAGTTCGGTCCGGCGCGGTTGCCGATCGTATCGAACGTGACGGGGCGGCTCGCCGAGGCCGGGACGTACGACGCGGAGTACTGGTGCCGGCACGCCCGCGATCCGGTGCGGTTCCACGACGGCCTGCGGCAGCTGGCCGGGCTCGGCATCGACCTCTGCCTGGAGATCGGACCGGACCGCACCCTGGTCAATCTGGTCCGGTCGGGCGGCCTGCTGCCGGCGGAAGGGCTCACGGCTTCACTGCGGCGCGGCGCGGCCGACCGCACGTCCCTCCTGACCGCCGCCAAGTCCCTGTACGAACGCGGACAGGACCTGGACTGGGGCCGGGTCTACCCGCGCGGCAGCCGGCCCCGCGGCGACGCGCCGCGCTATCCCTTCGCCAGGACCCGCCACTGGACACCGCTCGCGACGGCCGGGGGCCCGGCGCCCGAACCCGCGGCCGTACCGGCACCGCGGACTCCCGCCTGGGGCACCGAACTGCGCTCCCCCGCCCTGCGTGGCCGGGTGTTCAGCACCGAGCGGAGCACGGTGTACCCGCCGCACCTGACCGACCACCGGCTCTTCGGCACGGTCTCGGTGCCCGGCGCGTCCCAGACCGCCACCGTCCTGTCCGCACTGGGCGCCGGGGGCGCCCCGGTCACGCTGGAGGACCTGCACTTCCCGCGCGCGCTCGTGCTGCACGACGGCGAGCGCTACGAACTCCAGGTCATCGACGTCGAGGCGCGGCACGGTTGCCGCACGGTGAGCGTGCAGAGCCTGGTCGATCCCGAACAGGGCAGCTGGCAGGAGCACTTGGCGGCCCGGAGCGTACCGGACCACGAGGACGAGGGCCGGCGGACACCCGACCGCCCGGCGTTCACCACGGCCGCGGAACGACGGCTGAGCGGCTCCGACTTCTACCGTCACCTCCACTCCCTCGGCTACCACCTGGGCCCGTCCTTCCGCTGGATCGCGGAGGCCTGGATCCGCGGCGACGAGGCACTGGTCCGGTTCGCCGAGCCGGAGCGGATGAACGAGGACCCGTCCGGTTACGAGATCCATCCCGGGCTGCTGGACTCGTGCCTGCAAAGCGCGGTGGTCTTCGGGGTAGGCGGACCGGACGGGGGCGCGACGGCGGAGGGCGAGCTGTTGGCCATCCCGTTCGCGGCCGCCCGGCTGACCTTCCCCGGACGGCCCGGCCGGGCACGGGAGCTGTGGGGCCATGTGCGGGCGGTGCGGCGGCGCCGTTCCGGTGACTTCCAGCAGGTGGACTCCGCTGACCTGCATCTCTTCGACGCGGCGGGCGCGACCGTGCTGGCTGTGGACGGATTCCGCTTCCGCTCCGCGCCCCGTGCCCTGCTGGAGCGCTCACTGCGCGAGCCGTCGCGGCACGGCTACGAACTCACCTGGGTACGGGACGCCTCCGCCCCGGGCGGCGCCGAGGAGCCGGAGGGTACCGGCCGAGAGCTCACGGTCGCCGTACTCGGCGCCGAGGAGGACACCGGGCGAACGGTGAGCACCGCGCTCACCGAGCTCGGGCACCGTGTGGTGGCGGTGGCCGGGAAGGAACCCGCCTGGCCCACCGCCGACCTCGTCGTCGACGCCCGCTTCTGCGACGCCCCGCCGGCCACGGCGACCGCGGCCGGTGTCCCGGCGGCTCTCGCCGACGCGGCCCTGATGGCGGCCTGGCAGCTGACCGAGTCGCTGCGGGCGGCGCGGGCCGACATCCCGTACGCGGTGCTCGGCGTGGAGACGCCGGTGGGCGACGGCGGCCACGACTCCACCACGGGTCCGGACGGCCCCGGGGACGTGGCCGACGAGCCCTCCGACGGCTCCTCCGGCACCGCGCCGGGCGCGGACCGCGCCCCGGTACGTGACGCGTTGTTCGGGCTGCTCGCCTCCCTGGCCGCCGAGCAGCCAGGCCGTCCGCTGCTGCGGATCACGCTCGCCGACGGCTGGGCCGCCCCCGTGCTCGCCCGCGTGCTCACGCGCTCGGCGGCCTCCGGAGCGTCCGGGGCCATGGTGCGGCTCGGCGCCGGCACGGTGCACACCGCCCGGCTGACGGCGTGCCGGGCCGACACCGGTGTGGCCGAGTCCGTCGGTGGCGCGGACAGTGCGGCTCTGATCACCGGTGGGCTGGGCGCGCTCGGCCTGAGCAGCGCCGTCTTTCTGGCCCGCCGCGGGGTGCGCGCGATCACGCTCATGGCCCGGTCCGCCCCGGACGCCGCCGCGCGTGCCGTCATCGACGAACTGACGGCGGGCGGCACGCTCGTCGAGGTGGTGCGCGGCGATGTCACCGACCCCAGCGCCTGCCGGGCGGCGGTGACCGCCGCGGCCCGGCACGCCCCGCTGCGCACCGTGCTGCATCTGGCGGGGACGAACGACGACCACGCCTTCGAACGGCAGACCCCCGCTTCCTTCGAGGCGGTCTTCGCCGCGAAGGCCCGGGGGGCTGCGGAGCTGTACCGGGCGCTGTGGGGCCACCGGCTGGACGCCTTCGTGCTCTTCTCGTCGGCCTCGGCCGTACTGGGCTCCGCCGGGCAGACCAACTACGCGGCGGCCAACGGCTTCCTCGCCGGGCTGGCCGAGTGGCTGCGCGCCCGCGGAGTGCCCGCGACCAGCGTCGACTGGGGTCCGTGGGCGCCGGGTGCCAAGGGCGGTCTGGCCGCCACCGACGCGGCCGATCGGGCCATCGGCAGACTGGGTATCCGTACGCTGACCGACGCGGAGGCCGAGGAACTGTTCGGCATGGTCCTCAGCGGGCGGCGGTCCCGCATCGTCGCGGTCGCGGTCGGCCCGGAGGCCGCCGCCACCGCGCCGGCGGGCCACCCCATGGCGGCGCTCTTCGCCGCGCCGCCTCAGCCGCGTGCGGCGGGCGGGGCCGGACCGGAGCGGGGGTGGCTGAGGACCGCCCTCGACGGTCTGCCGGCCGAGGACCGCGGGACGCTCCTCCTGGGCACCCTGCGGTCGTTGACCGGCGAGGTGCTGGGCGACGGCTCGAACGTGGACGACGAGCTCGGCTTCGGCGACATGGGCGTGGACTCGATCATGGCCATCGATCTCCGAGGCGGCCTGGCCCAGGCACTGGGCCGCGATCTGCCCGCCACGGTCGCCTTCGACCACCCGAGCATCTCCCGCCTGTGCGGATACGTCCTGGACCTGCTGTATCCGGCGTCCGCGAGCGGCCCGGAGCCGCACCCGCGCCCCGAGCCACCCGTACCCGGCGAAGCGCTGGAGGACCTGTCGTTCGACGAACTCCTGCATGCGGTACAGGCGGACGTCGCGGCCGGAGACGAGGAGAACACCGGCATCCGGACGGACGTGCCGGCAGACACAGCAGCAGAGAAATGA